Proteins encoded within one genomic window of Natator depressus isolate rNatDep1 chromosome 1, rNatDep2.hap1, whole genome shotgun sequence:
- the LOC141993303 gene encoding uncharacterized protein LOC141993303 encodes MQSSSAEVTMMESQNRKRAPAWTEREVRDLIAVWGEESVLSELRSSFQNAKTFVKISQGMKDRGHNRDPKQCHVKLKELRQANQKTREANGRSGSEPQTCRFYDELHAILGGSATTTPAVLFDSFNGDGGNTEAGFGDEEDDDDDEVVDSSQQASGETGFPDSQELFLTLDLEPVPPEPTQGCLLDPAGGEGTSAACVSMITGSSPSQRLVKIRKKKKRTRDEMFSELMLSSHTDRAQMNAWRQIMSDCRKAQNDQEERWRAEERAEARMWRQRDERRQDSMLRLLEDQTSMLQCMVELQQRQLEHRLPLQPLCNQPPSSPSSIASTPRRPRTRWGGHRPTSHSATEDCPKKRRLSFNKF; translated from the exons atgcagagctcatcagcagaggtgaccatgatggagtctcagaatcgcaaaagagctccagcatggaccgaacgggaggtacgggatctgatcgctgtatggggagaggaatccgtgctatcagaactccgttccagttttcaaaatgccaaaacctttgtcaagatctcccagggcatgaaggacagaggccataacagggacccgaagcagtgccacgtgaaactgaaggagctgaggcaagccaaccagaaaaccagagaggcgaacggccgctccgggtcagagccccaaacatgccgcttctatgatgagctgcatgccattttagggggttcagccaccactaccccagccgtgttgtttgactccttcaatggagatggaggcaatacggaagcaggttttggggacgaagaagatgatgatgatgacgaggttgtagatagctcacagcaagcaagcggagaaaccggttttcccgacagccaggaactgtttctcaccctggacctggagccagtaccccctgaacccacccaaggctgcctcctggacccagcaggcggagaagggacctccg ctgcatgtgtttcaatgatcacaggatcttctccttcccagaggctagtgaagattagaaagaaaaaaaaacgcactcgagatgaaatgttctccgagctcatgctgtcctcccacactgacagagcacagatgaatgcgtggaggcaaataatgtcagactgcaggaaagcacaaaatgaccaggaggagaggtggcgggctgaagagagggctgaagctcgaatgtggcggcagcgtgatgagaggaggcaggattcaatgctgaggctgctggaggaccaaaccagtatgctccagtgtatggttgagctgcagcaaaggcagctggagcacagactgccactacagcccctgtgtaaccaaccgccctcctccccaagttccatagcctccacacccagacgcccaagaacgcggtggggtggccaccggccaaccagccactccgccacagaggattgccccaaaaaaagaaggctgtcattcaataaattttaa